The following are encoded in a window of Vigna unguiculata cultivar IT97K-499-35 chromosome 8, ASM411807v1, whole genome shotgun sequence genomic DNA:
- the LOC114194541 gene encoding exocyst complex component SEC3A isoform X1, whose protein sequence is MAKSSADDGDLRRACEAAIEDPKQKIVMALRVAKSHGILGKSSKLGRQMAKPRVLALSIVGDDVVFAAAKSKGQRTSAFLRVLKYSTGGVLEPAKLYKLKHLSKVEVVANDPSGCTFTLGFDNLRSQSVAPPQWTMRNIDDRNRLLLCILNICKDVLGRLPKVVGIDVVEMALWAKENTPSVTAQNKVRDGGPVASSVVREAELKVNVEKELVSQAEEEDMEALLGTYVMGIGEAEEFSERLKRELQALEAANVHSLLESEPLMDEVMQGLEAATSVVEDMDEWLSIFNVKLRHMREDIASIETRNNNLEMQSVNNKSLIEELDKLLERLRVPSEYAASLTGGSFDEARMLQNVEACEWLTSALRGLEAPNLDPSYANMRAVKEKRAELEKLKSTFVRRASEFLRNYFASLVDFMISDKSYFSQRGQLKRPDHADLRYKCRTYARLLQHLKSLDKNCLGPLRKAYCSSLNLLLRREAREFANELRASTKASRNPTVWLEGSSGSGQNVNATDTSTVSDAYAKMLTIFIPLLVDESSFFAHFMCFEVPTLVPPGGVVNGNKTGYDDDDDDLGIMDIDENDGKSGKTSAELEALNKSLKDLLDGIQEDFYAVVDWAYKIDPLRCISMHGITERYLSGQKADAAGFVRDLLRDLESRISMQFNRFVDEACHQIERNERNVRQMGVLSYIPRFATLATRMEQYIQGQSRDLVDQAYTKFVSIMFATLEKIAQTEPKYADIFLFENYAAFQNSLYDLANIVPTLAKFYHQASEAYEQACTRHISMIIYYQFERLFQFARRIEDLMFTVPPEEIPFQLGLSKMDLRKMLKSSLSGVDKSIATMYKKLQKNLTSEELLPSLWDKCKKEFLDKYESFAQLVARIYPTETIPSVAEMRDLLASM, encoded by the exons ATGGCGAAATCGAGCGCCGATGACGGCGACCTCCGGCGAGCTTGCGAAGCCGCAATTGAGGATCCGAAGCAGAAGATCGTCATGGCGCTTCGCGTCGCCAAGAGTCACGGCATCTTAGGAAAATCGTCCAAGCTCGGTCGCCAAATGGCCAAGCCTAGGGTTCTCGCTCTCTCCA TTGTTGGTGATGACGTGGTATTTGCTGCAGCGAAATCGAAGGGTCAGAGGACATCGGCTTTTCTTCGCGTATTGAAGTATTCTACGGGAGGAGTTCTTGaa CCTGCAAAGCTATACAAGCTAAAGCATCTGTCAAAAGTGGAAGTTGTAGCAAATGATCCCAGTGGATGTACATTTACTCTG GGATTTGATAACCTTAGAAGCCAGAGTGTGGCTCCTCCTCAATGGACCATGCGCAATATTGATGACAG GAACCGCCTCCTTCTTTGCATCTTGAACATATGCAAAGATGTTTTGGGTCGCCTTCCGAAGGTTGTCGGTATAGATGTTGTGGAGATGGCTCTTTGGGCTAAG GAAAATACACCCTCTGTTACTGCTCAGAATAAAGTGCGAGATGGTGGTCCTGTTGCATCATCTGTTGTGAGGGAGGCAGAATTAAAAGTTAATGTTGAAAAGGAACTTGTCTCCCAGGCAGAGGAAGAGGACATGGAAGCTCTTTTGGGAAC TTATGTGATGGGTATTGGTGAAGCAGAAGAATTTTCTGAAAGGTTGAAGAGGGAGCTCCAGGCCCTGGAAGCAGCAAATGTGCATTCTCTTTTAGAAAGTGAACCTTTGATGGATGAG GTTATGCAAGGGCTTGAAGCAGCAACCAGTGTTGTGGAAGATATGGATGAATGGTTAAGCATATTCAATGTAAAACTccggcacatgagggaggatatTGCATCA ATAGAAACCCGCAATAACAATCTGGAAATGCAATCAGTTAATAACAAATCTCTCATTGAAGAGCTTGATAAGCTTCTTGAGCGGTTGCGTGTCCCTTCTGAG TATGCTGCAAGTTTGACAGGAGGTTCATTTGATGAAGCTCGAATGCTCCAAAATGTTGAGGCATGTGAATGGTTGACTAGTGCCTTGCGTGGCCTTGAAGCGCCTAATCTAGACCCTAGTTATGCAAACATGAGAGCT GTTAAAGAAAAGCGTGCCGaacttgaaaaattaaaatctacTTTTGTCAGGAGAGCATCTGAATTCTTGAGAAATTATTTTGCTAGTTTGGTGGACTTCATGATAAGTGATAAAAGCTACTTTTCGCAg CGAGGACAGTTAAAGAGGCCAGATCATGCTGACCTGCGGTACAAGTGCAGGACATATGCACGTCTTCTGCAACATTTGAAG AGTCTCGACAAGAATTGCTTGGGTCCGCTGAGAAAAGCTTATTGCAGTTCTCTAAACTTGCTTCTTCGCAGGGAG GCCCGTGAGTTTGCAAATGAGCTTCGAGCTAGTACTAAAGCATCTAGAAATCCAACTGTTTGGCTCGAAGGTTCTTCAGGTTCTGGTCAAAATGTAAATGCTACTGATACTTCCACAGTCTCTGATGCTTATGCGAAGATGCTTACGATTTTTATCCCACTTCTGGTGGATGAG AGTTCTTTTTTTGCACACTTCATGTGCTTTGAAGTCCCTACACTTGTTCCTCCTGGAGGTGTTGTTAATGGAAACAAAACTggatatgatgatgatgatgatgatttggGAATTATGGACATTGATGAGAATGACGGCAAATCTG GCAAAACTTCTGCTGAGCTTGAAGCTTTGAATAAATCACTTAAGGATTTACTTGATGGAATACAA GAAGACTTCTATGCTGTTGTGGATTGGGCATACAAGATTGATCCTTTACGCTGTATATCAATGCATGGAATAACAGAGCGCTATCTATCTGGTCAGAAAGCTGATGCAGCAGGATTTGTGCGTGATTTACTTCGTGACCTGGAGTCTCGGATATCTATGCAGTTCAACCGT TTTGTTGATGAAGCTTGCCATCAAATTGAAAGAAATGAACGGAATGTTCGCCAAATGGGTGTCCTCTCCTATATTCCCag ATTTGCAACCCTTGCAACTCGGATGGAGCAGTACATCCAGGGTCAGTCTAGGGATTTGGTTGACCAAGCatatacaaaattt GTTAGCATAATGTTTGCTACTTTAGAAAAAATTGCACAAACAGAACCAAAGTATgcagatatttttctttttgagaacTATGCTGCCTTTCAGAATAG TTTGTATGACCTCGCCAACATTGTGCCCACTCTGGCCAAGTTTTATCATCAGGCCAGTGAAGCCTATGAACAAGCTTGTACACGTCATATTAGCATGATAATATACTAT CAATTTGAACGCCTTTTTCAGTTTGCTCGAAGGATTGAGGACTTGATGTTCACTGTTCCACCTGAAGAG ATTCCTTTTCAGCTTGGACTGTCAAAAATGGATCTTCGGAAGATGTTAAAATCCAGTTTATCTGGG GTGGACAAGTCCATTGCTACGATGTATAAGAAACTGCAAAAGAACTTGACTTCAGAGGAACTATTACCCTCTTTATGGGACAAATGCAAG AAGGAGTTTCTTGATAAGTACGAAAGTTTTGCCCAACTTGTGGCTAGGATTTACCCTACGGAGACAATCCCATCTGTTGCAGAGATGAGAGACCTTTTAGCTTCCATGTAG
- the LOC114194541 gene encoding exocyst complex component SEC3A isoform X2 → MAKSSADDGDLRRACEAAIEDPKQKIVMALRVAKSHGILGKSSKLGRQMAKPRVLALSTKSKGQRTSAFLRVLKYSTGGVLEPAKLYKLKHLSKVEVVANDPSGCTFTLGFDNLRSQSVAPPQWTMRNIDDRNRLLLCILNICKDVLGRLPKVVGIDVVEMALWAKENTPSVTAQNKVRDGGPVASSVVREAELKVNVEKELVSQAEEEDMEALLGTYVMGIGEAEEFSERLKRELQALEAANVHSLLESEPLMDEVMQGLEAATSVVEDMDEWLSIFNVKLRHMREDIASIETRNNNLEMQSVNNKSLIEELDKLLERLRVPSEYAASLTGGSFDEARMLQNVEACEWLTSALRGLEAPNLDPSYANMRAVKEKRAELEKLKSTFVRRASEFLRNYFASLVDFMISDKSYFSQRGQLKRPDHADLRYKCRTYARLLQHLKSLDKNCLGPLRKAYCSSLNLLLRREAREFANELRASTKASRNPTVWLEGSSGSGQNVNATDTSTVSDAYAKMLTIFIPLLVDESSFFAHFMCFEVPTLVPPGGVVNGNKTGYDDDDDDLGIMDIDENDGKSGKTSAELEALNKSLKDLLDGIQEDFYAVVDWAYKIDPLRCISMHGITERYLSGQKADAAGFVRDLLRDLESRISMQFNRFVDEACHQIERNERNVRQMGVLSYIPRFATLATRMEQYIQGQSRDLVDQAYTKFVSIMFATLEKIAQTEPKYADIFLFENYAAFQNSLYDLANIVPTLAKFYHQASEAYEQACTRHISMIIYYQFERLFQFARRIEDLMFTVPPEEIPFQLGLSKMDLRKMLKSSLSGVDKSIATMYKKLQKNLTSEELLPSLWDKCKKEFLDKYESFAQLVARIYPTETIPSVAEMRDLLASM, encoded by the exons ATGGCGAAATCGAGCGCCGATGACGGCGACCTCCGGCGAGCTTGCGAAGCCGCAATTGAGGATCCGAAGCAGAAGATCGTCATGGCGCTTCGCGTCGCCAAGAGTCACGGCATCTTAGGAAAATCGTCCAAGCTCGGTCGCCAAATGGCCAAGCCTAGGGTTCTCGCTCTCTCCA CGAAATCGAAGGGTCAGAGGACATCGGCTTTTCTTCGCGTATTGAAGTATTCTACGGGAGGAGTTCTTGaa CCTGCAAAGCTATACAAGCTAAAGCATCTGTCAAAAGTGGAAGTTGTAGCAAATGATCCCAGTGGATGTACATTTACTCTG GGATTTGATAACCTTAGAAGCCAGAGTGTGGCTCCTCCTCAATGGACCATGCGCAATATTGATGACAG GAACCGCCTCCTTCTTTGCATCTTGAACATATGCAAAGATGTTTTGGGTCGCCTTCCGAAGGTTGTCGGTATAGATGTTGTGGAGATGGCTCTTTGGGCTAAG GAAAATACACCCTCTGTTACTGCTCAGAATAAAGTGCGAGATGGTGGTCCTGTTGCATCATCTGTTGTGAGGGAGGCAGAATTAAAAGTTAATGTTGAAAAGGAACTTGTCTCCCAGGCAGAGGAAGAGGACATGGAAGCTCTTTTGGGAAC TTATGTGATGGGTATTGGTGAAGCAGAAGAATTTTCTGAAAGGTTGAAGAGGGAGCTCCAGGCCCTGGAAGCAGCAAATGTGCATTCTCTTTTAGAAAGTGAACCTTTGATGGATGAG GTTATGCAAGGGCTTGAAGCAGCAACCAGTGTTGTGGAAGATATGGATGAATGGTTAAGCATATTCAATGTAAAACTccggcacatgagggaggatatTGCATCA ATAGAAACCCGCAATAACAATCTGGAAATGCAATCAGTTAATAACAAATCTCTCATTGAAGAGCTTGATAAGCTTCTTGAGCGGTTGCGTGTCCCTTCTGAG TATGCTGCAAGTTTGACAGGAGGTTCATTTGATGAAGCTCGAATGCTCCAAAATGTTGAGGCATGTGAATGGTTGACTAGTGCCTTGCGTGGCCTTGAAGCGCCTAATCTAGACCCTAGTTATGCAAACATGAGAGCT GTTAAAGAAAAGCGTGCCGaacttgaaaaattaaaatctacTTTTGTCAGGAGAGCATCTGAATTCTTGAGAAATTATTTTGCTAGTTTGGTGGACTTCATGATAAGTGATAAAAGCTACTTTTCGCAg CGAGGACAGTTAAAGAGGCCAGATCATGCTGACCTGCGGTACAAGTGCAGGACATATGCACGTCTTCTGCAACATTTGAAG AGTCTCGACAAGAATTGCTTGGGTCCGCTGAGAAAAGCTTATTGCAGTTCTCTAAACTTGCTTCTTCGCAGGGAG GCCCGTGAGTTTGCAAATGAGCTTCGAGCTAGTACTAAAGCATCTAGAAATCCAACTGTTTGGCTCGAAGGTTCTTCAGGTTCTGGTCAAAATGTAAATGCTACTGATACTTCCACAGTCTCTGATGCTTATGCGAAGATGCTTACGATTTTTATCCCACTTCTGGTGGATGAG AGTTCTTTTTTTGCACACTTCATGTGCTTTGAAGTCCCTACACTTGTTCCTCCTGGAGGTGTTGTTAATGGAAACAAAACTggatatgatgatgatgatgatgatttggGAATTATGGACATTGATGAGAATGACGGCAAATCTG GCAAAACTTCTGCTGAGCTTGAAGCTTTGAATAAATCACTTAAGGATTTACTTGATGGAATACAA GAAGACTTCTATGCTGTTGTGGATTGGGCATACAAGATTGATCCTTTACGCTGTATATCAATGCATGGAATAACAGAGCGCTATCTATCTGGTCAGAAAGCTGATGCAGCAGGATTTGTGCGTGATTTACTTCGTGACCTGGAGTCTCGGATATCTATGCAGTTCAACCGT TTTGTTGATGAAGCTTGCCATCAAATTGAAAGAAATGAACGGAATGTTCGCCAAATGGGTGTCCTCTCCTATATTCCCag ATTTGCAACCCTTGCAACTCGGATGGAGCAGTACATCCAGGGTCAGTCTAGGGATTTGGTTGACCAAGCatatacaaaattt GTTAGCATAATGTTTGCTACTTTAGAAAAAATTGCACAAACAGAACCAAAGTATgcagatatttttctttttgagaacTATGCTGCCTTTCAGAATAG TTTGTATGACCTCGCCAACATTGTGCCCACTCTGGCCAAGTTTTATCATCAGGCCAGTGAAGCCTATGAACAAGCTTGTACACGTCATATTAGCATGATAATATACTAT CAATTTGAACGCCTTTTTCAGTTTGCTCGAAGGATTGAGGACTTGATGTTCACTGTTCCACCTGAAGAG ATTCCTTTTCAGCTTGGACTGTCAAAAATGGATCTTCGGAAGATGTTAAAATCCAGTTTATCTGGG GTGGACAAGTCCATTGCTACGATGTATAAGAAACTGCAAAAGAACTTGACTTCAGAGGAACTATTACCCTCTTTATGGGACAAATGCAAG AAGGAGTTTCTTGATAAGTACGAAAGTTTTGCCCAACTTGTGGCTAGGATTTACCCTACGGAGACAATCCCATCTGTTGCAGAGATGAGAGACCTTTTAGCTTCCATGTAG
- the LOC114194721 gene encoding allene oxide synthase 1, chloroplastic: MASSSSSTLSSPFLRLEFPSARNQRSPNHVSFIRASVSEKPPPAVSVTSPEPSKLPIRKIPGDCGLPVIGPFKDRQDYFYNQGRDEFFKSRIQKYQSTVFRTNMPPGPFITFKPNVVVLLDGKSFPVLFDTSKVEKKDVFTGTYMPSTDLTGGYRVLSYLDPSEPKHALLKQLVFFLLKSRRNHVIPQFHASYKDLFDQLESNLAETGKASFGDANDQAAFNFLARSLFAANPADSKLGRDGPKIVQKWVLFQLGPVLRLGLPQFLEESTIRTFRLPAALIKKDYQRLYDFFYSSSSSVLDEAERLGITRDEACHNLLFATCFNSFGGMKLFFPNVIKWIGRAGVKLHARLAQEIRSAVRDAGGEITMAAMENMPLMKSVVYEAFRIDPPVPLQFGRAKRDLLIESHDHAFQVKEGDLLFGYQPFATKDPRIFDRAEEFVGDRFVGEEGEKLLKHVLWSNGPETESPTVGNKQCAGKDFVTLVSRLLVVEFFLRYDSFDIQVGTSPLGSKITITSLKRSSF, encoded by the coding sequence atggcatCATCGTCTTCCTCGACACTCTCCTCTCCATTCCTGCGACTGGAGTTCCCCTCCGCAAGAAACCAACGCTCTCCCAATCACGTGTCCTTCATCAGAGCGTCCGTTTCGGAGAAACCACCACCGGCAGTGTCGGTCACCTCCCCGGAGCCCAGCAAGCTCCCGATCCGCAAAATCCCCGGTGACTGCGGGTTGCCGGTGATCGGTCCCTTCAAGGACCGTCAAGACTATTTCTACAATCAAGGGCGCGACGAGTTCTTCAAATCCCGCATCCAGAAGTACCAGTCAACGGTCTTCCGCACCAACATGCCGCCTGGTCCCTTCATCACCTTCAAACCAAACGTCGTCGTTCTCCTCGACGGAAAGAGCTTCCCCGTCCTCTTCGACACCTCCAAGGTCGAGAAAAAAGATGTTTTCACCGGAACCTACATGCCCTCCACCGACCTCACCGGCGGTTACAGAGTCCTCTCCTACCTCGACCCCTCCGAACCCAAACACGCCCTCCTCAAGCAGCTCGTCTTCTTCCTCCTCAAGTCCCGACGCAACCACGTCATCCCGCAGTTCCACGCCTCCTACAAAGACCTCTTCGACCAGCTCGAGTCCAACCTCGCCGAAACCGGAAAAGCCAGCTTCGGCGACGCCAACGACCAAGCCGCGTTCAACTTCCTCGCCCGGTCTCTCTTCGCCGCCAACCCCGCCGACTCCAAACTGGGCCGCGACGGCCCAAAGATAGTTCAGAAATGGGTTCTCTTCCAGCTGGGCCCGGTCCTCCGGTTGGGCCTCCCCCAGTTTCTGGAAGAATCCACCATTCGCACCTTCCGCCTCCCCGCCGCCCTCATCAAGAAAGACTACCAGAGACTCTACGACTTCTTCTACTCCTCTTCCTCCTCCGTCCTCGACGAGGCAGAGCGATTGGGAATCACGCGCGACGAGGCTTGCCACAATCTCCTGTTCGCCACCTGCTTCAACTCCTTCGGCGGGATGAAGCTGTTCTTCCCCAACGTCATCAAGTGGATCGGACGGGCGGGGGTGAAGCTCCACGCGCGCCTGGCCCAGGAGATTCGCTCCGCCGTGAGAGACGCCGGCGGGGAGATCACGATGGCGGCGATGGAGAACATGCCTCTGATGAAGTCCGTGGTTTACGAGGCCTTCCGCATCGACCCTCCGGTGCCGCTGCAGTTCGGGAGGGCGAAGAGGGACCTTCTGATCGAGAGCCACGATCACGCGTTCCAGGTGAAGGAGGGGGACTTGCTGTTCGGGTACCAACCGTTCGCCACGAAGGATCCTAGGATCTTCGACAGGGCCGAGGAATTTGTCGGGGACAGGTTCGTGGGGGAGGAAGGAGAGAAGCTCCTGAAACACGTGCTGTGGTCGAACGGACCCGAAACTGAATCCCCCACAGTCGGGAACAAGCAATGTGCTGGGAAGGATTTCGTGACCTTGGTCTCTCGGCTTCTGGTTGTCGAGTTTTTTCTGCGCTATGACTCCTTCGATATTCAGGTTGGAACTTCTCCGTTGGGTTCTAAAATCACCATTACCTCCCTCAAGAGATCAAGCTTTTAG